One stretch of Ananas comosus cultivar F153 linkage group 6, ASM154086v1, whole genome shotgun sequence DNA includes these proteins:
- the LOC109711170 gene encoding protein FATTY ACID EXPORT 1, chloroplastic-like isoform X1 → MATTQLYGSVVAPRRSIVPSNGDRFSPLSSRVSSHISAGFGGTFSCGLVIKNPIFVASKVSHRFVTPSISMSVKGNSMRAPGFVANTAIRYTDDQTQEPMESNLTVEPVDENTKMDKEVALPPKKCAKIHDFCLGIPFGGFVFSVGVIGFLFWRSPASLVLGVAPGVVIMALGVLSLKVWRRGASSLPFILVQAAVALALTWKYFLEYNLTKKLLPWSIYGLLSAAMVCFYCYVLLAGGNPPPKQSAAAPLL, encoded by the exons ATGGCGACGACGCAGTTGTACGGATCCGTGGTGGCGCCGAGGAGGAGCATCGTGCCCTCTAATGGCGATCGCTTCTCGCCCTTGTCGTCTAGGGTTTCGTCCCACATCTCTGCGGGGTTCGGGGGGACGTTCTCTTGCGGCCTTGTCATTAAGAACCCGATCTTTGTCGCCTCAAAGGTTTCGCACCGATTTGTTACA CCATCAATTTCAATGTCTGTAAAGGGAAATAGTATGAGAGCTCCTGGTTTTGTAGCTAATACTGCTATAAGGTACACAGATGACCAAACTCAGGAGCCCATGGAGTCTAATTTAACTGTGGAGCCAGTTGATGAAAACACAAAGATGGATAAAGAGGTGGCTCTTCCACCAAAGAAGTGTGCAAAAATCCACGATTTTTGCTTAGGCATCCCATTTG GTGGGTTTGTATTTTCTGTGGGGGTAATTGGATTTCTTTTCTGGAGAAGTCCAGCAAGTCTTGTTTTAGGAGTTGCACCTGGGGTGGTTATTATGGCTCTTGGTGTACTTAGCCTGAAGGTTTGGAGGAGGGGAGCATCCAGCTTACCATTCATATTGGTGCAAGCAG CTGTTGCTCTTGCACTGACTTGGAAGTACTTTCTGGAGTACAACTTG ACAAAGAAGCTCCTCCCTTGGAGTATTTATGGTTTATTGAG TGCCGCTATGGTTTGCTTCTACTGCTATGTCCTGCTCGCTGGAGGAAATCCGCCACCAAAACAATCGGCAGCAGCTCCACTGTTGTAA
- the LOC109711170 gene encoding protein FATTY ACID EXPORT 1, chloroplastic-like isoform X3 → MATTQLYGSVVAPRRSIVPSNGDRFSPLSSRVSSHISAGFGGTFSCGLVIKNPIFVASKPSISMSVKGNSMRAPGFVANTAIRYTDDQTQEPMESNLTVEPVDENTKMDKEVALPPKKCAKIHDFCLGIPFGGFVFSVGVIGFLFWRSPASLVLGVAPGVVIMALGVLSLKVWRRGASSLPFILVQAAVALALTWKYFLEYNLTKKLLPWSIYGLLSAAMVCFYCYVLLAGGNPPPKQSAAAPLL, encoded by the exons ATGGCGACGACGCAGTTGTACGGATCCGTGGTGGCGCCGAGGAGGAGCATCGTGCCCTCTAATGGCGATCGCTTCTCGCCCTTGTCGTCTAGGGTTTCGTCCCACATCTCTGCGGGGTTCGGGGGGACGTTCTCTTGCGGCCTTGTCATTAAGAACCCGATCTTTGTCGCCTCAAAG CCATCAATTTCAATGTCTGTAAAGGGAAATAGTATGAGAGCTCCTGGTTTTGTAGCTAATACTGCTATAAGGTACACAGATGACCAAACTCAGGAGCCCATGGAGTCTAATTTAACTGTGGAGCCAGTTGATGAAAACACAAAGATGGATAAAGAGGTGGCTCTTCCACCAAAGAAGTGTGCAAAAATCCACGATTTTTGCTTAGGCATCCCATTTG GTGGGTTTGTATTTTCTGTGGGGGTAATTGGATTTCTTTTCTGGAGAAGTCCAGCAAGTCTTGTTTTAGGAGTTGCACCTGGGGTGGTTATTATGGCTCTTGGTGTACTTAGCCTGAAGGTTTGGAGGAGGGGAGCATCCAGCTTACCATTCATATTGGTGCAAGCAG CTGTTGCTCTTGCACTGACTTGGAAGTACTTTCTGGAGTACAACTTG ACAAAGAAGCTCCTCCCTTGGAGTATTTATGGTTTATTGAG TGCCGCTATGGTTTGCTTCTACTGCTATGTCCTGCTCGCTGGAGGAAATCCGCCACCAAAACAATCGGCAGCAGCTCCACTGTTGTAA